In Oryzias latipes chromosome 15, ASM223467v1, the following proteins share a genomic window:
- the LOC101157638 gene encoding transmembrane protein 150A has protein sequence MSLWMILPVSLPVLSITGIWVVYAMALYNQHVCPVDNWLYNQSCEEKLYLQSGPSFCCTLDNIPLISKCGTFPPESCFFSLICSMGSFMVMVIVLLRYAQVIEKHQNCVLNMASLSTGWICAAGLIMVGNFQVDNAKVLHYVGAGIAFPTSMLFVSLQSALTYRLAKTQGEYYMAHLRLFMTFLAFIALVLSGVFFCQESFVLQHASAIFEWVFCVITMLFYGTFAFEFASMSEDAMMVLARGGSLGSAVREHKMDSLGVLGGPASHPHPTENLTML, from the exons ATGTCTCTGTGGATGATCCTGCCTGTCAGCCTCCCGGTTCTGAGCATCACTGGGATATGGGTGGT GTATGCAATGGCCCTGTACAACCAGCATGTCTGCCCTGTGGATAACTg GTTGTACAACCAGTCATGTGAAGAGAAGCTGTATTTGCAGAGTGGGCCCTCCTTTTGCTGCACACTAGACAATATACCTCTCATCAG TAAATGTGGGACCTTTCCCCCCGAGAGCTGCTTCTTCAGCCTTATCTGCAGCATGGGCTCCTTCATGG TTATGGTGATTGTGCTGCTCCGCTATGCCCAAGTCATTGAGAAGCACCAGAACTGTGTCCTCAATATGGCAAGTCTTTCCACGGGCTGGATCTGTGCGGCTGGACTCATCATGGTTGGAAACTTCCAG GTGGATAATGCCAAAGTTCTCCACTATGTCGGAGCGGGCATCGCCTTTCCCACCAGCATGCTGTTTGTGAGCCTGCAGTCGGCGCTGACGTACAGACTGGCCAAAACACAGGGAGAGTACTACATGGCCCACCTCCGACTCTTCATGACCTTTTTGGCCTTCATAGCTTTGGTGCTGA GTGGTGTGTTCTTCTGTCAGGAGAGCTTCGTCCTGCAGCACGCCTCTGCCATCTTCGAGTGGGTGTTCTGTGTTATCACCATGCTGTTTTACGGGACGTTTGCCTTTGAGTTTGCCAGCATGTCTGAGGATGCCATGATGGTGCTAGCCAGGGGAGGCTCCCTGGGATCTGCTGTTAGGGAACACAAGATGGACTCACTGGGAGTTTTAGGAGGACCTGCCTCACATCCACACCCAACGGAGAACCTGACCATGCTGTAG
- the LOC101160580 gene encoding tripartite motif-containing protein 16 has product MSNSSGLDLDRYSNLDKSRRSASREQIRPRAKHGEVLCDFCTSRKQKAEKSCLVCLASYCETHLQSHYDYPTLMKHKLVKATGQMREKICAQHDKLLEAFCRTDQTSVCVLCMMDEHKHHDIVPAGTERTEKQKQLGPTLHKSQQRIDQRIKKWQDLRQAVESVKHSAQTVMEENERIFSELLLSIERKYNEVKEMIRTHERTTVTKGELLLDRLEEEITLLRKRHTDLEKLSRTDDHIHFLQSWQSLAGPSGYEDLNKIKVAPHYSFEASKRAVAALRVQTEEVIKTEMFKISEAVKEVHITQEDEIYARKDSYLSKEPRIGEEPKTREDFLKYSRQLTLDVNTVHPSLHLSEGNQRATMKSEPKNYPDHPDRFDHWQQVLCRESVSGTRCYWEVDWSGTEIDIAITYRGIRRKGQGNECSVGWNDKSWSLYCADKFSFVHNNKSQDIPAQLTSRIGVYVDHAKGTLAFYDISGGFRLLHKIHTTFTEPVYPAFSVWGFGSTIRL; this is encoded by the exons ATGTCCAACAGCAGCGGTCTGGATTTAGACAGGTACAGCAATTTGGATAAATCTCGTCGGTCGGCCAGTCGAGAGCAGATCAGACCCAGGGCTAAACATGGAGAAGTTCTGTGCGATTTCTGTACGTCGAGGAAGCAGAAGGCTGAGAAGTCCTGCTTGGTGTGCCTGGCATCCTATTGTGAGACTCACCTTCAGTCCCACTACGACTACCCAACTCTGATGAAACACAAATTGGTCAAAGCGACCGGTCAGATGAGGGAAAAGATCTGTGCTCAGCACGACAAGCTTCTAGAAGCTTTTTGTCGTACCGATCAGACCTCAGTCTGTGTTCTGTGCATGATGGATGAGCACAAACACCACGACATTGTACCGGCTGGAACTGAGAGGACTGAGAAACAA AAACAACTGGGTCCCACACTGCACAAATCCCAACAAAGGATTGATCAAAGAATTAAGAAGTGGCAGGATTTGAGACAGGCTGTTGAATCAGTAAAA CACTCTGCTCAAACAGTCATGGAGGAGAATGAGCGGAtcttctctgagcttctgcTTTCCATAGAGAGGAAGTACAATGAAGTGAAGGAGATGATCCGAACTCACGAGAGGACCACCGTGACCAAGGGTGAGTTGCTGCTCGACCGCTTGGAAGAGGAGATCACTCTGCTGAGGAAAAGACACACTGATCTGGAGAAGCTCTCACGCACCGACGATCACATACACTTTCTGCAG agcTGGCAATCTTTGGCTGGGCCCTCTGGGTATGAAGATCTGAACAAAATCAAGGTTGCGCCCCATTATTCTTTTGAGGCTTCCAAGAGAGCTGTTGCTGCACTGAGAGTCCAAACAGAAGAGGTCATAAAAACCGAAATGTTTAAAATCTCTGAAGCAG TGAAAGAAGTGCACATCACACAGGAAGATGAGATTTATGCTAGGAAAGATTCATATCTGAGTAAAGAACCAAGAATTGGAGAAGAACCAAAGACAAGAgaggactttttaaaat ACTCCCGCCAGTTGACTTTGGATGTCAACACGGTTCACCCCAGTCTTCACCTGTCTGAGGGAAACCAAAGAGCTACGATGAAAAGTGAACCAAAGAACTACCCTGACCATCCAGATAGATTTGACCACTGGCAGCAG GTCTTGTGCAGGGAGAGTGTGAGTGGGACTCGCTGTTACTGGGAGGTGGATTGGAGTGGAACAGAGATCGACATAGCCATAACCTACAGGGGAATCCGCCGCAAAGGACAAGGCAACGAGTGCAGCGTGGGCTGGAACGACAAGTCCTGGAGTTTGTATTGCGCTGACAAATTTTCCTTTGTGCACAACAATAAGAGCCAAGACATTCCAGCCCAACTGACTTCCCGAATCGGTGTCTATGTGGATCATGCAAAGGGAACATTGGCATTTTATGACATCAGTGGTGGCTTTCGCCTTCTGCATAAAATCCACACAACATTCACAGAGCCAGTCTACCCTGCTTTCAGTGTGTGGGGCTTTGGAAGCACCATACGGTTGTAA
- the LOC101157880 gene encoding zinc finger protein 883 produces MAESETECDTPGLDTLGSECVIAHSHVDLHYGAETEIMTEEKRGLELEIHGGDLKIQGLGTELGAVTCVEAIVAESDHDYIKVEPADMHCFTAAEIKTTGTETLLGEVLLKTDSEHMVKVESDHGGELTVESENGVIIHEAHGLQCNECGEIFGSIADLHQHFEIHKDLNPYICVHCGESFAVEASLKQHMKIHMKEMPYVPPGVEIMGKDVIDAFSLKSHQMIHLTDKPHRCSECGKSFAAAITLREHMKMHSEDKPYKCTQCRKSFVRRRHLKKHQEVHAREKPYTCGQCGKGFATTSNLKQHQKTHAAVVLGDKPHRCAQCGKCFAAAATLREHQRVHSGEKPYKCNMCRKSFVRKRHLKKHQQVHAGGKPYTCRHCNKGFNHSSSLSRHHKTHLQNPVFSPPLPGKPMSYATPPKQRVLQEGEKPYMCHFCAKGFNHSSSLSRHQRVHSEGKSYTCGHCGKTFTHSSSLARHQRVHLENKQQQQQEQQPQTPQPQSPQYVTIHTGKAFPNNAFSKQHTPTSEKRYRCSQCGKGFNHSSSLSRHHRIHVNH; encoded by the coding sequence ATGGCCGAGTCAGAGACTGAATGTGACACGCCTGGCCTTGACACGCTTGGGTCGGAGTGTGTCATAGCCCACAGTCATGTCGACCTTCACTATGGAGCGGAAACGGAGATCATGACAGAGGAAAAGCGTGGCCTGGAGCTGGAGATCCATGGAGGTGACCTAAAGATTCAAGGGTTGGGGACAGAGCTTGGTGCTGTAACTTGTGTGGAGGCCATTGTTGCTGAGTCGGATCATGATTACATTAAGGTGGAACCTGCTGATATGCACTGCTTCACAGCAGCTGAAATCAAGACCACAGGGACGGAGACTCTGTTGGGAGAGGTTCTGCTTAAGACAGACAGTGAGCACATGGTTAAAGTGGAATCCGACCACGGCGGGGAGCTGACAGTGGAGTCCGAGAATGGTGTGATCATACACGAGGCCCACGGGCTGCAGTGCAATGAGTGCGGGGAGATTTTCGGTAGCATAGCGGATCTTCACCAACACTTTGAGATCCACAAAGATCTCAACCCGTACATCTGCGTGCACTGCGGTGAGAGCTTTGCCGTTGAAGCCAGCCTCAAGCAACACATGAAAATCCATATGAAAGAAATGCCGTACGTTCCTCCCGGAGTTGAGATCATGGGCAAAGATGTCATAGATGCCTTCAGCCTCAAATCACATCAAATGATTCATTTGACAGACAAGCCCCACAGATGCTCAGAGTGTGGCAAGAGCTTTGCAGCAGCAATCACACTGAGAGAACACATGAAGATGCATTCTGAGGACAAGCCGTACAAATGCACTCAGTGCAGAAAAAGCTTCGTTCGTAGAAGACATCTGAAAAAGCACCAAGAGGTCCACGCTCGTGAGAAGCCATATACTTGCGGCCAGTGTGGCAAGGGCTTCGCAACAACTTCCAACCTAAAGCAGCACCAGAAAACCCACGCCGCGGTCGTTCTTGGAGACAAACCCCACCGCTGCGCACAGTGTGGAAAATGCTTTGCGGCCGCCGCCACTCTTCGAGAGCACCAGAGGGTCCACTCGGGAGAGAAGCCGTACAAGTGCAACATGTGCAGGAAGAGCTTTGTCCGCAAACGCCACCTAAAAAAGCACCAGCAGGTCCACGCTGGAGGGAAGCCCTACACCTGCAGGCATTGTAACAAGGGCTTCAACCACTCCTCGTCTTTGTCTCGCCATCACAAAACTCACCTGCAGAATCCTGTCTTTTCCCCGCCTCTGCCTGGGAAACCCATGTCCTATGCCACACCCCCAAAACAGAGGGTGCTCCAGGAGGGAGAAAAACCCTACATGTGTCATTTCTGTGCCAAGGGCTTCAATCATTCATCCTCTCTGTCTCGCCACCAAAGAGTCCACTCTGAGGGCAAGAGCTACACCTGTGGGCATTGTGGTAAAACATTCACCCACTCCTCCTCTCTTGCAAGGCACCAGAGAGTCCACTTGGAAAacaagcagcagcaacagcaggagcagcagccaCAAACGCCTCAGCCTCAGTCGCCGCAGTACGTCACCATCCACACAGGAAAGGCATTCCCCAACAATGCCTTCTCCAAGCAGCACACCCCGACCAGTGAAAAGAGATACAGGTGCTCACAGTGTGGAAAAGGCTTTAACCATTCATCATCCCTCTCCAGACATCACAGAATCCATGTAAACCATTGA